ATGTAAGAACTGTGTGAGCTGAGCGCTCTCTGGGGAACAAGCTAAACCATTGTGTCCCGGACTTGCTGTTGGTGTATCCTAGACTCACTATTGATTTTTTGTTGTCGCGTCGATCAAGAAAGGACCTCGTGTTTCACAGCTGCCACATCCCATGGACATCACTGGTTGTGAGCGCAAAACAACACGTATCTTCACCTTGCAGTATGCAAGTATATGCGAAGTGAATTGCGACCCTCAACAACGCGGAgggggggagtgggggaAGGTGCAAAAGAATAGCCGTCGTGTATGTCGCATCAAAGACCAAATGGCTGGAGTGCAaacccctccctctctgcgctTGATTCCGCTGTCCACCAAAGTTCTGTTCGCTGACGCATGCatgtccccctccccacatcCTTCTGGGCCAAGCGCAAGCTGACTTTAGCGATTTGAGAGGGGGCCCCCGCTCAGAGGCTTGCACGTTATCAGGAGGTCTTTGGGTCGCTGTCCTATCACCCTCTTTTTTGCTTTGTGCATTGACCCGCTACAGCTTCACCAAACCCGTTGGGAAAGCCGCAATGTTGCCGCACCAGAGAGTCGCTTAGGCAACTCACCAGCCGGCATTTTCTCCGTCTTCTGCAACGCGTGTGAAATCTCCGCAGAATATTCTTCTATTTCGATAAAGCTGAATGTGCTTCCCTCGCCCATCCAGGCTTTTGCACACCTTTGGGTAGCATCAGCAACGGCAAAGTGTGTGCTCGACTAGCGACTAATCGTGTCTGAAATACTTTCTCAATCGGAGCACTTGCGCTCACGAGCCCAGCTGCCACTGTGTCGACGTGGACTTCACCTTCCACCTGTCGTTCCTCGGTCTCTCGTATCTGTATTTCAGTCATGCATTCTTGGCAACCATACACTCAAGACTTCCTACTCCCAATTTCTTATCTTTCCTGACACTCATCGAAATTGACAGATCTATCGTCTTTACCTTTACAaagccccccttcccttaTCGAAAGCACAACAAAGCAAAAATGACCTCCAAGGTTATTCTTCTCTTTGACGTCGATGGCACcctgacgccgccgcgcaacCCGGAAACGCAGGACATGAAGGAGACGCTAGCGAAAGCTCGTGCAGCTGGCTTCAAGCTTGGCGTCGTCGGTGGCTCCGACTTCGCCAAGCAGAAGGAGCAGCTGGGCGATTCGATTCTGGAAGACTTTGACTATGTGTTTTCCGAGAACGGTCTATTGGCCTACAAGGATGGCACAGAGTTCCACCGCAATAGCTTGCTGAAGGCTCTTGGGAACGAGAAGGTGGTGGCATTTGTAAAGAAGTGTCTGCACCTCATCGCCGATTTGGACATTCCAGTGCAGCGCGGCACGTTTGTGGAGTTCCGCAACGGTATGTTCAACGTGTCTCCCATCGGCCGCAACTGCTCGCAGCAGGAGCGTGACGAGTTCGAGCAGCTCGACAAAGAGCGCCATATCCGTGAGAAACTGATCAGAAACCTCAAGGAGGCCTTCCCTGACTACCCGCTCGCCTATTCTGTAGGCGGTCAAATCAGTTTCGACGTCTTCCCGAAGGGGTGGGATAAGACTTATTGTCTTCAGTTTGTCGAAAATGACTTTGAAAAGATTCACTTTTTCGGCGACAAGACGTCAGAGGGCGGTAACGATTATGAGATCTACACTGATTGTCGAACAATTGGTCATTCTGTGAAGACATATAAGGACACGATTGCAATTCTTGAGGCACTCCTCGAGGAGTCACGGTGAATCCCTATCATCACCTGCGATCTCCAGTATTGAGCTTCTGGAAGAAGCACTGCTTGAAAAAAAGGCTCTCATTTCTCTTTCGTGCTACTTTCACTTTGAAAGGGGCTACTATTCAAATCGGCTTTCTCATATGTAATGGAGtctgtgttttcttttttgtttccgGTCAGTCTACAACCAtccacctcttcccttttTCCCCTCTGAACTCCTAACACGCGAGAAGGTTTGCGCCACGGAAAGGAGTTTAGCTGAGTGAGTTCCCACCTTTTGCGCATCTTGTGACAGCTGCAACTTCCGATTTCGGTCGAACAAAAtgtcgaaaaaaaaacgcatgGTGTGAAGCGCACTGCTTTGCGTGAATTTCGGCGCCAAGTTCCTATGGTTGCCAGTCCAAGAAAGAGGAGCACGAATGTAGGGTCTGCCCTTTTTTTTTAGCGTGCTTCACGGAATGTTCGGTGGATTCTCGGTATGGCGGAGTGACTTACTCACTTTCATGCGCCATATTATCCCATGCTTGCATTCTCGCCTTTGCATGTTCTCTAAACCACTACCTCCGAAGAGCACCAATCACCTTTTTTGTTCGTTGTTTTAGCTAGCGTTGAGCCTCCCGTATGGACGAACATTCTTCAGCATGCTCCTGCGCAGGCATCCGCTTCTGCGCCAAGTGTCGTGGCTCGTCGAgagtgcagcagctctttAACGGATCTGTACCTCTCTCGAGCGCACGCTCTGTTATTGAAAAACAGCAGGATAATGAACGCCTTTCCTCCTGCTCTTTTGCAGTCATTGGGAAAAGCTCTCTTAGCTTTTGCATTGAATGCGCGAGTGTGTTCAAATCTGAAGTCCCGATAAAGTCATGCGCGGATCACCAGGGTGCCGTGGCTACCGGCATTACCATCAGTGGTCTTGCTGTCTTTCGAGATACGCTTACCGAGGAGGATGAGACGGCAGTGATTCGCTTCCTGGATGATTCGCGCCCGTTTCCACCCTGGAAGGAGTCGCAGAGCGGACGGCGCAAGCAAGACTACGGGCCGAAGCGCAACttcaagaagaagaagataAAAGTCGCAGAGATACCAGGGATGCCACTTGTGTTCGAGTCCGTCTTTGCTGTGATCTCGTCAATGGTGGAAACCTTTACTGGTAAGGCATACAGAATTGCGGAGGTATCTGCGCTTGAGTACATGGAGGGTAAGAT
The window above is part of the Leishmania major strain Friedlin complete genome, chromosome 36 genome. Proteins encoded here:
- the PMM gene encoding putative phosphomannomutase; the protein is MTSKVILLFDVDGTLTPPRNPETQDMKETLAKARAAGFKLGVVGGSDFAKQKEQLGDSILEDFDYVFSENGLLAYKDGTEFHRNSLLKALGNEKVVAFVKKCLHLIADLDIPVQRGTFVEFRNGMFNVSPIGRNCSQQERDEFEQLDKERHIREKLIRNLKEAFPDYPLAYSVGGQISFDVFPKGWDKTYCLQFVENDFEKIHFFGDKTSEGGNDYEIYTDCRTIGHSVKTYKDTIAILEALLEESR